From Thermogladius calderae 1633, a single genomic window includes:
- a CDS encoding CopG family ribbon-helix-helix protein, producing the protein MPRGVVSTALKIGVYLPEDIAEKLIKVKDEKGLSLSRIVQLALYNYLAEEEFLRSDNVIAIIGLVYDHSLDHVDVILTDIQHHYLGLVISATHIHLDERNCLLAIFVRGKGGEVAKLFEELRKVKGVKSAKLMTLLA; encoded by the coding sequence ATGCCAAGGGGTGTCGTTTCTACGGCCTTGAAAATCGGCGTCTACCTCCCTGAGGACATAGCCGAGAAGCTGATTAAGGTGAAGGATGAAAAAGGCCTAAGCCTCAGCAGGATCGTACAGCTCGCCCTCTACAACTACCTGGCCGAAGAGGAGTTCCTGAGGAGCGACAACGTCATTGCTATTATTGGGCTCGTCTACGACCACAGCTTGGACCATGTCGACGTAATCTTGACAGACATACAGCACCACTACCTAGGACTGGTAATCTCCGCCACCCACATCCACCTAGACGAGAGGAACTGCCTCCTCGCCATATTCGTCCGGGGGAAAGGCGGGGAGGTGGCCAAGCTCTTCGAGGAGTTGAGGAAGGTTAAGGGTGTTAAAAGCGCTAAGCTAATGACCCTACTCGCGTGA
- a CDS encoding nucleotidyltransferase family protein, whose amino-acid sequence MYVALITAAGESTRFPGNKLLYRYSGDPLIVRSVRSALDSRVEKVVVVVGYMREAVAELLKDYFSSTSRVEVVENPFYKEGMSRSIKAGLEYALRKYGSLRAVLVSPGDAAWIPGVVYDILVDKHEEFGWKIVVPTHLKRRGHPILFSSHMIPFLMSIDEETRGLKRVVRDFWFDVREVELPYPSVLLDLDTITDLNRVKEQAWV is encoded by the coding sequence ATGTACGTTGCTCTCATCACGGCTGCCGGGGAGAGCACTAGGTTCCCCGGGAACAAGTTGCTGTACAGGTACTCTGGCGACCCCCTCATAGTGAGGTCTGTTAGGTCCGCGCTCGACAGTAGAGTCGAGAAAGTAGTCGTAGTAGTAGGGTACATGAGGGAGGCTGTAGCAGAGCTCCTAAAGGACTACTTCAGCTCTACCAGTAGAGTCGAAGTGGTCGAGAACCCCTTCTACAAGGAGGGGATGAGCCGTAGTATCAAGGCTGGGCTTGAGTACGCCCTCCGTAAATACGGGAGCCTGAGAGCCGTTCTAGTGTCGCCTGGCGACGCTGCTTGGATCCCTGGGGTGGTCTACGACATCCTGGTAGACAAGCACGAGGAGTTCGGCTGGAAGATAGTAGTCCCGACGCACCTGAAGAGGAGGGGGCACCCAATACTGTTCTCCTCGCACATGATACCCTTCCTCATGAGTATCGACGAGGAGACCCGGGGGCTTAAGAGAGTGGTGAGGGACTTCTGGTTCGATGTCAGGGAAGTCGAGCTCCCATACCCCTCTGTACTGCTAGATTTGGACACTATAACAGACCTCAACAGGGTTAAAGAGCAGGCGTGGGTCTAA
- the metG gene encoding methionine--tRNA ligase, translated as MERLYITTPIYYPNAPPHIGHAYTTVYADVLARYNRLVGRKVFFLTGNDEHGLKIQRAAEKEGITPKEFVDKMAGVYRQYWVMLNISYDHFIRTTDSYHEKVVSEAFKRLHEKGLIYKAKYAGWYCVDCERYYSPGEYVLVDDKPHCPIHNKPLEWLEEETYYFKLSEFKDYVTKTLSETDIVYPPSYAKEVLNRVQAEGLRDVSVARPKDRVAWGIPVPFDPDYTIYVWFDALLNYVSGIGYLTDDARFQEYWPNVHHVIGKDILWFHTVVWFSLLKALDISPPRRLIVHSFLINRGLKIGKSAGNVIPIEFLVERYNGSDGARYVLMKLFNLDKDVEVTIDLMDSIYNSELADTYGNLVRRVGVLAAKKVKGKVYRRDVDKKIEESIETALGKYVEDMESLEVSKALSEVQELGKALNTYINEVKPWEKSDPSKELYSLLEGIRAVTVMLSPVTPRASTVISESFGFKLVSPRDFKVGSVERYNIVEAPILFRKVQARRESQSGEESPPSS; from the coding sequence ATGGAGAGATTGTACATCACCACGCCGATATACTACCCTAACGCCCCCCCTCACATAGGGCACGCCTACACGACCGTTTACGCGGACGTCCTTGCCAGGTACAACAGGTTGGTGGGTAGGAAAGTCTTCTTCTTGACGGGCAACGACGAGCACGGCCTCAAAATACAGAGAGCGGCCGAGAAGGAGGGTATTACCCCGAAGGAGTTCGTGGACAAGATGGCCGGTGTCTACAGGCAGTACTGGGTTATGCTCAACATAAGCTACGACCACTTCATAAGGACAACGGACAGCTACCACGAAAAGGTCGTGTCGGAGGCCTTCAAGAGGCTCCACGAGAAGGGGTTGATCTACAAGGCCAAGTACGCCGGCTGGTACTGCGTGGACTGCGAGAGGTACTACTCGCCCGGCGAGTATGTACTGGTCGACGACAAGCCGCACTGCCCAATACACAACAAGCCCCTAGAGTGGCTGGAGGAGGAGACGTACTACTTCAAGCTGAGCGAGTTCAAAGACTACGTTACTAAGACTCTGTCCGAGACCGACATCGTCTATCCGCCGTCCTACGCCAAGGAGGTTTTGAACCGCGTCCAGGCCGAGGGCCTAAGAGACGTCTCCGTGGCCAGGCCGAAAGACAGGGTCGCGTGGGGTATACCGGTACCCTTCGACCCGGACTACACCATATACGTGTGGTTCGACGCGCTTCTCAACTACGTCAGCGGGATAGGCTACTTGACAGACGACGCCCGGTTCCAGGAGTACTGGCCAAATGTACACCACGTCATAGGGAAGGACATACTGTGGTTCCACACAGTGGTGTGGTTCTCTCTCCTAAAGGCCCTCGACATATCCCCGCCTAGGAGGCTAATCGTACACTCCTTCCTGATAAACAGAGGCCTAAAGATCGGGAAGAGCGCCGGCAACGTGATCCCCATCGAGTTCCTCGTGGAGAGGTACAACGGGAGCGACGGCGCCAGGTACGTGCTGATGAAGTTGTTCAACTTAGACAAGGACGTTGAGGTCACAATAGACCTAATGGACTCAATATACAACTCCGAGCTTGCCGACACCTACGGCAACCTCGTTAGGAGAGTGGGCGTCCTAGCGGCCAAGAAGGTTAAGGGGAAGGTGTACAGGAGGGACGTGGACAAGAAGATAGAGGAGAGCATCGAGACAGCCCTAGGCAAGTACGTTGAAGACATGGAGTCCCTCGAGGTGTCCAAAGCGCTCTCGGAAGTCCAGGAGCTCGGTAAGGCCCTGAACACCTACATAAACGAGGTCAAGCCCTGGGAGAAGAGCGACCCTAGCAAGGAGCTTTACAGCCTCCTAGAGGGCATAAGAGCCGTGACCGTCATGCTTTCACCCGTAACGCCGAGGGCTTCGACAGTGATATCCGAGAGCTTCGGCTTCAAGCTGGTATCCCCACGTGACTTCAAGGTGGGCAGCGTGGAGAGGTACAACATAGTCGAAGCCCCCATACTGTTCAGGAAAGTCCAGGCTAGAAGGGAGTCTCAAAGTGGCGAGGAGAGTCCACCTAGCAGTTGA
- a CDS encoding metal-dependent transcriptional regulator yields MERSRAASNPTARAEDYLEAIYILSLKGKPRVRELARRLCVSPSSVVEFLRRLAEQGYITYKKGGEIKLTEKGLEVAKRIYERHQVLTEFLTFIGVPRDIAEIDACKIEHLLHDETVERITEFVKKLSREQG; encoded by the coding sequence GTGGAAAGAAGTAGGGCTGCGAGTAACCCGACCGCTCGTGCCGAGGACTACCTAGAGGCAATCTACATACTGTCTCTGAAAGGTAAGCCGAGGGTCAGGGAGCTCGCTAGAAGGCTCTGCGTATCGCCGAGTAGCGTTGTGGAGTTTCTTAGAAGGCTGGCTGAGCAGGGTTACATCACCTACAAGAAGGGTGGCGAGATAAAGCTGACGGAGAAGGGGCTAGAGGTAGCCAAGAGGATATACGAGAGACACCAAGTCTTGACAGAGTTCCTGACGTTCATCGGGGTACCCCGGGACATAGCCGAGATAGACGCCTGTAAAATCGAGCACCTGCTACACGACGAGACGGTAGAGAGGATAACCGAGTTCGTGAAGAAGCTGTCTCGAGAGCAGGGGTAG
- a CDS encoding ROK family protein has translation MARRVHLAVDVGATWTRLAVAVDEVFVKKVVVRTPREGGRLAVAEEVARTFEKEFKEYRERVEAIGIGTIGPLDMRRGVVVNTPNLPLGTFELKKPLEDFFNRPVYVVNDAVAGVLAEKYYGEGVGYNNLVYVTISTGVGGGVIVDGRVILGKDGNAHEIGHIVVKYDSDLRCGCGGYGHWEAYAGGANIPRLAKYVAERNPSISKVSVIGERALNGSLEPREVFKAAKRGDPLGRLIVDEIVKANAAGLASVINAYDPEFVSIGGSVFLYNTDLLYQPVVEIVKKNIVVRPPVIVPTKLGDDVVLYGALALAVYRPV, from the coding sequence GTGGCGAGGAGAGTCCACCTAGCAGTTGACGTAGGGGCGACATGGACTAGGCTTGCTGTCGCTGTTGACGAAGTTTTTGTCAAAAAGGTAGTAGTCAGGACCCCCCGCGAGGGCGGCAGGCTGGCAGTCGCGGAGGAGGTCGCCCGGACGTTCGAAAAGGAGTTCAAGGAGTACCGCGAGAGGGTTGAGGCAATAGGCATCGGCACCATCGGCCCACTAGACATGAGGCGGGGCGTTGTCGTGAACACCCCAAACCTCCCCCTGGGGACGTTCGAGCTTAAGAAGCCGCTCGAAGACTTCTTTAATAGGCCGGTCTATGTAGTGAACGACGCAGTGGCTGGTGTCCTGGCCGAAAAGTACTACGGAGAGGGCGTGGGCTACAACAACCTCGTCTACGTCACCATCAGCACTGGTGTGGGGGGAGGGGTCATAGTGGACGGCCGCGTCATACTAGGGAAGGACGGTAACGCCCACGAGATCGGGCACATAGTAGTAAAATACGACTCGGACCTCAGGTGCGGCTGCGGCGGCTACGGCCACTGGGAGGCGTATGCTGGAGGGGCCAACATACCCAGACTCGCAAAGTACGTTGCCGAGAGAAACCCCTCGATCTCAAAGGTATCTGTCATAGGCGAGAGGGCCTTAAACGGGTCGCTAGAGCCGCGTGAGGTCTTCAAGGCGGCCAAGAGAGGTGACCCTCTGGGCCGGCTGATCGTCGACGAGATAGTCAAGGCGAACGCTGCGGGCCTCGCCAGCGTGATAAACGCTTACGACCCGGAGTTCGTATCGATCGGGGGGAGCGTATTCCTGTACAACACCGACCTTCTCTACCAGCCCGTCGTTGAGATCGTTAAAAAGAACATTGTGGTGAGACCTCCTGTCATAGTCCCCACGAAGTTGGGAGACGACGTAGTACTGTACGGCGCCTTAGCACTCGCTGTCTACAGGCCCGTCTAG
- a CDS encoding DUF47 domain-containing protein, whose translation MSEHGTGKRRVDVIKLKIVDHALKVLETVVALETLFSASLAGSPELDSLFEKVYRLEREADKLKREIISELRMAYVHPIDREDLLKMVTLVDDIAGFSKSASKRILAYTKGGLRVDEPYSSDIKTIIEASRKAVNELVDTIKSVIEGSISSLERLGNVEKLEKEVDDLRLKILEELYKECVASLTPKCVILPGLVDDLESITDVCEDVGVILKLMFSRRL comes from the coding sequence ATGAGTGAGCACGGGACCGGGAAGAGGAGGGTCGACGTAATAAAGTTGAAGATAGTGGACCACGCTCTTAAAGTCCTCGAGACGGTAGTAGCTCTCGAGACCCTCTTCTCCGCCTCGCTGGCGGGCTCTCCCGAGCTAGACAGCCTGTTCGAGAAAGTCTACAGACTTGAGAGGGAGGCCGATAAGCTGAAGAGGGAGATAATCTCCGAGCTCAGGATGGCGTACGTACACCCGATCGATAGGGAGGACCTGTTGAAGATGGTCACGCTCGTCGACGACATAGCCGGCTTCAGCAAGTCCGCCTCCAAGAGGATACTAGCCTACACGAAGGGAGGCCTGAGGGTGGACGAGCCCTACTCTAGCGATATTAAGACGATCATTGAGGCCTCTCGTAAGGCGGTGAACGAGCTGGTTGACACGATTAAGTCGGTGATCGAGGGGTCGATAAGCTCGCTCGAGAGGTTGGGCAATGTAGAGAAGCTCGAGAAAGAGGTCGACGACTTGAGGTTGAAAATACTCGAGGAGCTCTACAAAGAGTGTGTGGCATCCCTGACGCCGAAGTGTGTGATACTCCCCGGGCTGGTCGACGACCTTGAGTCTATTACGGACGTGTGCGAGGACGTGGGGGTAATACTGAAGTTGATGTTCAGCAGGAGGCTCTAG
- a CDS encoding bacteriohemerythrin, protein MSVEELVQFYEISLRKLVKTQNTELIEHIVNEEPNTLLVVKQSGHTAYMLSTDDKVLVEGLSEELCSEGLKELMVYNARPPFTSHEQLFALGLRVLDEVHTEMFRLIRDVFDKIVEGDIEGAGRDLQALVDHTRNRHFKLEEALMVKYGYFRYDKHSYDSHLKRHAEFLDALSDVISNYRRKNYRDFLIDFMGFVDEYLRYMSSDDKKLVVYLTKVCGTGCTV, encoded by the coding sequence TTGAGCGTCGAGGAACTTGTCCAGTTCTACGAGATCAGTTTGAGGAAGTTGGTCAAGACGCAGAACACTGAGTTGATCGAGCACATAGTGAACGAGGAGCCGAACACCCTCTTAGTCGTGAAACAAAGTGGTCACACAGCATACATGTTGAGTACAGACGACAAGGTACTCGTCGAGGGGCTAAGCGAGGAATTATGTAGTGAGGGGCTGAAGGAGTTGATGGTTTACAATGCCAGGCCCCCATTTACAAGCCACGAGCAGTTGTTTGCTTTAGGACTAAGGGTCTTAGACGAGGTTCACACAGAGATGTTCAGGCTGATTAGAGACGTTTTCGACAAAATCGTGGAGGGGGACATAGAAGGTGCCGGCAGAGATCTCCAGGCGCTGGTCGACCACACGAGGAACAGGCACTTCAAGTTGGAAGAAGCCCTCATGGTAAAGTACGGTTACTTCCGTTACGACAAACACAGCTACGACTCCCATTTGAAGAGGCACGCGGAGTTCCTGGACGCACTTAGCGACGTGATATCGAATTACAGGAGAAAAAATTACCGCGACTTCTTAATCGACTTCATGGGGTTCGTAGACGAGTACTTAAGGTACATGTCGTCCGATGACAAAAAGCTGGTCGTTTATTTGACCAAGGTCTGCGGCACAGGCTGCACGGTTTAA
- a CDS encoding thioredoxin family protein — protein sequence MSSHLFDEETEQALKEIFKTFSRPVKDYLVVLSLKEAMEHTHEHEHEHEHHHHHHHAHFSLKPAVVEECPTCGEAWMLATELSKISNGALSFEIVEKQNAKELRPRYLPAFIYGTNGLNIRYYGLPSGQEFAPFIYVHQYIATGEVKLSAKVKEVVESIDTPLHVKIFVTPECPYCPIVVDYFNQIALLNKQIWVETIEALELPYEADMYGVQAVPYVTINKMEDYDEYGAEPVEVIPGYVPPEQASKVLARAERKLKRGDTSGKK from the coding sequence ATGTCTTCCCACCTATTCGACGAGGAGACAGAGCAGGCTCTGAAAGAGATATTCAAGACGTTCAGCAGGCCTGTCAAGGACTACTTGGTCGTACTGTCGTTGAAGGAGGCCATGGAGCACACCCACGAGCACGAGCATGAGCACGAGCACCACCACCATCACCACCACGCCCACTTTAGCCTGAAACCAGCTGTGGTAGAGGAGTGCCCGACTTGCGGCGAGGCATGGATGCTCGCGACAGAGCTGTCCAAGATCAGCAACGGGGCGCTCAGCTTCGAGATCGTCGAGAAACAGAACGCGAAGGAGCTGAGGCCTAGGTACCTACCCGCCTTTATCTACGGGACCAACGGGCTTAATATCAGGTACTACGGGCTACCGAGCGGGCAGGAGTTCGCCCCGTTCATATACGTACACCAGTACATCGCGACGGGAGAGGTGAAGCTCTCCGCCAAAGTAAAGGAGGTCGTGGAGAGTATTGACACCCCACTCCACGTCAAGATCTTCGTCACACCCGAGTGCCCCTACTGCCCGATCGTCGTCGACTACTTCAATCAAATAGCCCTGTTAAACAAGCAGATATGGGTTGAGACAATAGAGGCTCTAGAACTACCCTACGAGGCCGACATGTACGGTGTCCAGGCCGTACCCTACGTCACGATAAACAAGATGGAGGACTACGACGAATACGGTGCAGAACCCGTCGAGGTAATACCCGGCTACGTGCCCCCGGAGCAGGCCTCGAAGGTGCTAGCGAGAGCGGAGAGGAAGCTCAAGAGAGGGGATACTAGTGGAAAGAAGTAG
- a CDS encoding M55 family metallopeptidase — MKAYVSIDLEGLPGIASTTMTTPDKTQFSIAVKVITRISEFVAKRLLDLGFTEVYLADSHGLMTNIDYAAVPDGVYLVQGYPRPYSMLTMLDGSFSATMFIGYHSAAGTTRGFLDHTMSGRVFYEVYVNGVKASEFLINSLYAREKGVPVILVAGDAHLRSEVETYSTNIVFVELKKGLSRYAAVYPSLSRVLEELDKGLRTAVDRLKSKHEFKLFLQPPYTLAVKFRDNLVADVAEMTGAERLDAYTIKKTFGSASEMLGFIEVLAYLGLGVEYLKSSIK, encoded by the coding sequence ATGAAGGCATACGTATCGATAGACCTAGAGGGGTTGCCTGGCATCGCCTCGACCACTATGACTACGCCTGATAAGACGCAGTTCTCGATAGCTGTCAAGGTCATAACTAGGATATCCGAGTTTGTCGCAAAGAGACTACTCGACCTGGGGTTCACCGAGGTGTACTTGGCAGATAGCCACGGGCTTATGACGAACATAGACTACGCTGCGGTCCCCGACGGTGTTTACCTTGTTCAGGGCTACCCGCGACCCTACTCGATGTTGACCATGCTAGACGGGAGCTTTAGCGCGACCATGTTCATAGGCTACCACTCAGCAGCCGGGACAACGAGGGGCTTTCTAGACCACACCATGAGTGGAAGAGTCTTCTACGAGGTGTACGTTAACGGGGTCAAGGCCAGCGAGTTTTTGATAAACTCCCTCTACGCGAGGGAGAAGGGTGTCCCAGTCATCCTAGTAGCGGGCGACGCTCACTTGAGGAGCGAAGTAGAGACCTATTCCACGAACATCGTCTTCGTCGAGCTGAAGAAGGGGCTCTCCCGGTACGCGGCGGTCTACCCGTCGCTGAGTAGAGTGCTAGAGGAGCTCGACAAGGGCCTGAGGACGGCTGTTGACAGGTTGAAGAGTAAGCACGAGTTCAAATTATTCCTCCAGCCCCCCTATACTCTCGCGGTGAAGTTCAGGGACAACCTAGTGGCTGATGTAGCCGAGATGACGGGGGCCGAGAGATTGGACGCTTACACTATTAAAAAGACGTTTGGGAGCGCCTCCGAGATGCTGGGGTTCATCGAAGTACTGGCGTACCTCGGTCTCGGAGTAGAGTACTTAAAGAGCTCGATCAAGTGA
- a CDS encoding B12-binding domain-containing radical SAM protein yields MGYDVVLTTDRTMMTNHHGKEFLGFVATGPPIALPEKVWLWITAPRPKVDEEGKPLEAPYGMRKIEAKLVEAGFKAAIIDPDYLGKHLDSMKVLMFSHHDYFAYGPPSSEWWSITGLEPVNRRSFKRLMESPPVRKAKEKGVKFIVGGPAAWQWLWELELWKKWGVDTVIDGEGERVVVKLVEKALNNEELPGYVYVGPSDAPSLDEIPVIKAPSVNGLVEIMRGCPRGCKFCSVTLRPLRFIPLDKILAEVEVNVRNGVKGVILHSEDVLLYQADGVKPRPEPLIKLHKAVLEKVGDGSFAWSHASLAAIKYAEEEHRLISRLMNDYVLTNGRKFLGVEVGIETGSVNLARKIMIGKSAPYPPEMWPDIVEDAFRIMHENNIIPAATLILGLPEETPDDVVKTSELLDKLRSYRSIIVPMFFVPMGALKKGDWFLKDHVKREHIEVLYKTLKHTTYWAREIMNKYYLSSPVHAPLRFILRYFVWYVNRRADKFIKSLEYQLKS; encoded by the coding sequence GTGGGCTACGACGTGGTCCTCACAACAGACAGAACTATGATGACCAACCACCACGGCAAAGAGTTCCTGGGGTTCGTGGCGACCGGCCCCCCGATAGCTTTACCGGAGAAGGTGTGGCTCTGGATAACGGCGCCGAGACCTAAAGTCGACGAGGAGGGCAAGCCACTAGAGGCACCTTACGGGATGAGGAAGATCGAGGCCAAACTCGTCGAAGCCGGGTTTAAAGCCGCCATTATCGACCCCGACTACCTGGGGAAGCACCTAGACTCCATGAAGGTCCTCATGTTCAGCCACCACGACTACTTCGCATACGGCCCTCCGAGCAGCGAGTGGTGGAGTATTACCGGCCTAGAGCCGGTGAACAGGAGGAGTTTTAAGCGCCTCATGGAGAGCCCGCCTGTGAGGAAGGCTAAAGAGAAGGGAGTCAAGTTCATTGTCGGCGGGCCCGCCGCCTGGCAATGGCTATGGGAGCTCGAGCTTTGGAAGAAGTGGGGCGTCGACACGGTGATCGACGGGGAGGGGGAGAGGGTTGTTGTAAAGCTGGTCGAGAAGGCTCTGAACAACGAGGAGCTACCGGGGTACGTCTACGTAGGCCCTTCCGACGCCCCTAGCCTCGACGAGATCCCGGTCATAAAGGCCCCCAGCGTGAATGGCCTCGTGGAGATAATGAGGGGCTGTCCACGTGGATGCAAGTTCTGTAGCGTCACTTTGCGGCCCCTGAGGTTCATCCCACTGGACAAGATACTGGCCGAGGTCGAGGTCAACGTCAGGAACGGAGTGAAGGGCGTTATACTCCACAGCGAAGACGTCCTACTGTACCAAGCAGACGGCGTTAAGCCTAGGCCGGAGCCCCTTATCAAGCTCCACAAGGCAGTGCTCGAGAAAGTGGGTGACGGCAGCTTCGCCTGGTCTCACGCTAGCCTGGCGGCTATCAAGTACGCCGAGGAAGAGCACCGCTTGATCTCGAGGCTCATGAACGATTACGTGCTGACCAACGGCAGGAAGTTCCTCGGCGTAGAGGTTGGGATAGAGACCGGTAGCGTCAATTTAGCAAGGAAGATAATGATAGGCAAGTCCGCCCCGTACCCGCCGGAGATGTGGCCCGATATAGTCGAGGACGCGTTCCGCATAATGCACGAGAACAACATAATCCCTGCCGCGACCCTGATACTGGGGCTCCCAGAGGAGACGCCCGACGACGTCGTCAAGACCTCCGAGCTACTAGACAAACTGAGGTCCTACAGGAGCATCATAGTCCCCATGTTCTTCGTACCGATGGGCGCCCTCAAGAAGGGCGACTGGTTCTTGAAAGACCACGTAAAGAGGGAGCACATAGAGGTGCTCTACAAGACCTTGAAGCACACTACGTACTGGGCGAGGGAGATCATGAACAAGTACTACCTCTCCTCGCCCGTCCACGCGCCTCTGCGCTTCATACTCAGATACTTCGTGTGGTACGTGAACAGGAGGGCCGACAAGTTCATTAAGAGCCTAGAGTATCAGTTAAAAAGCTAA
- the hypD gene encoding hydrogenase formation protein HypD, with protein sequence MPSPVDARIKLLYERSASSKKVVESIREEASRVGREVRIMNFCGTHEWTITHYGIRSLMPENVKLIAGPGCPVCITPGYYVDTLVKLALEGYHVLTYGDSFRLPGSSLKQPRSLYDAKAYGGKVTVVYGFNDAIELASRNKGETFVFFAVGFETTMPSTAVPLVRGNLPENLLIFPAYRLTPPVMRFLLEKHPEARIDGVIAPGHVSSVIGWRSWSFLAEEFGVPTVVAGFEPLDVLLAVLLILKMINAGKPSIVNEYTRVVKPEGNVGAKEAMSRAYKVVDAYWRGIGVIPSSGAVHREEFKKHDAYTRLGLEDRVVDDKLPGCKCPEVTLGLATPLDCPLFMKACKPSNPYGPCMVSVEGTCRIWAENVPVISSTLLKNK encoded by the coding sequence ATGCCCTCGCCTGTGGACGCGAGGATTAAGCTGCTATACGAGAGGTCCGCCAGCTCGAAGAAGGTCGTAGAGTCTATAAGAGAGGAGGCCTCTAGGGTGGGGCGAGAAGTAAGGATCATGAACTTCTGCGGGACGCACGAGTGGACTATCACCCACTACGGTATAAGGAGCCTCATGCCCGAGAACGTCAAGCTCATAGCGGGGCCGGGCTGCCCCGTTTGCATAACTCCGGGGTACTACGTCGACACGCTCGTCAAGTTAGCCCTCGAGGGCTACCACGTCCTGACCTACGGCGACAGCTTCAGGTTGCCTGGTTCGAGTCTCAAACAACCGAGGAGTCTCTACGACGCCAAGGCGTACGGCGGCAAGGTCACAGTAGTCTACGGCTTCAACGACGCTATCGAGTTGGCTTCCCGGAACAAGGGTGAGACCTTCGTTTTCTTCGCGGTAGGCTTCGAGACTACAATGCCCTCGACCGCTGTACCGCTCGTTCGGGGTAACCTACCGGAGAACCTGCTCATTTTCCCAGCCTACAGGCTTACACCGCCCGTTATGAGGTTCTTACTAGAAAAACATCCCGAGGCCCGTATAGACGGCGTCATCGCGCCTGGGCACGTCTCGTCTGTGATCGGCTGGAGAAGCTGGTCGTTTCTAGCCGAGGAGTTCGGCGTCCCCACCGTGGTGGCGGGCTTCGAGCCCCTCGACGTGCTACTCGCCGTCCTTTTAATCCTGAAGATGATTAACGCTGGGAAGCCCAGTATAGTAAACGAGTACACGAGGGTGGTCAAGCCGGAGGGGAACGTTGGGGCTAAAGAGGCTATGTCGCGGGCCTACAAGGTGGTAGACGCCTACTGGCGGGGGATAGGAGTTATCCCCTCGAGCGGTGCTGTCCACAGAGAAGAGTTCAAGAAGCACGACGCCTACACGAGGCTCGGGCTGGAAGATAGGGTTGTGGACGACAAGCTACCTGGGTGCAAGTGCCCCGAGGTGACGCTGGGGCTCGCAACACCTCTAGACTGCCCTCTGTTCATGAAGGCGTGTAAGCCGAGCAATCCGTACGGACCATGCATGGTGAGTGTAGAGGGAACGTGCAGGATCTGGGCCGAGAACGTGCCGGTAATAAGTAGCACGCTGCTTAAAAACAAGTAG
- a CDS encoding MarR family transcriptional regulator: protein MHDLSKDETLTAKILRFVMENPGVSAKDVAEYLAISPNLARNVLQKLRDKGLVRKEGRGFYITPRGEWLLSRAKTSRVEEAGKEQVVEPPAEARVSEPSAAEMPGEDRCRALEERIRNLEERLRRVEEIVAKFVKTGGQSGVPEPPRGDVERGKQLPRPPKPVMSVQEALAQYPGMLEQWRIEGVVVQVGNLVVERRFLAEFAKKFPLPVDEVERLDPVERALFEELRREALVILHSGREYRLVKNLS, encoded by the coding sequence ATGCACGATTTGAGCAAGGATGAGACCTTAACCGCCAAGATCCTCAGGTTCGTGATGGAGAACCCGGGCGTGTCGGCCAAAGACGTAGCAGAGTACCTCGCTATCTCCCCCAACCTTGCCAGGAACGTGCTCCAGAAGTTGAGAGACAAGGGCCTTGTAAGAAAGGAGGGTAGGGGCTTCTACATCACTCCGAGAGGCGAGTGGTTACTATCGAGGGCGAAAACTAGTAGAGTCGAGGAGGCGGGGAAGGAGCAAGTAGTGGAACCACCAGCTGAAGCACGGGTAAGCGAGCCGAGTGCTGCGGAGATGCCAGGCGAGGACAGGTGTAGAGCGCTCGAGGAGAGGATCAGGAACCTCGAGGAGAGGCTGAGGAGGGTCGAGGAGATCGTGGCGAAGTTTGTTAAGACCGGAGGGCAGAGCGGAGTACCCGAGCCTCCTAGAGGCGATGTTGAACGGGGTAAACAATTGCCTAGGCCGCCGAAACCGGTGATGAGCGTCCAGGAGGCCCTAGCCCAGTACCCGGGTATGCTAGAGCAGTGGAGGATCGAAGGCGTGGTGGTCCAAGTAGGAAACCTGGTCGTCGAGAGGAGGTTTCTAGCCGAGTTCGCTAAGAAGTTCCCCTTACCGGTGGACGAGGTGGAGAGACTGGACCCCGTAGAGAGAGCGCTTTTCGAGGAGCTCAGGCGCGAAGCGCTAGTAATACTCCACAGCGGGAGAGAGTACAGGCTGGTAAAGAACTTGAGCTAG